Proteins from a genomic interval of Natranaeroarchaeum aerophilus:
- a CDS encoding cupin domain-containing protein, with the protein MNDDQLDGLTGDVFDITELLDYQSGAIVSRTLIDKESATVTLFAVAEGQTISEHTAPHDAIMQVLDGTATVTIDDSEYEVSGGESLVFPANEPHALEGKESFKMLLTMVR; encoded by the coding sequence ATGAATGATGACCAACTCGACGGCCTGACTGGCGACGTCTTCGATATCACTGAGCTACTCGACTATCAGTCCGGTGCGATCGTGAGCCGGACGCTGATCGACAAGGAATCGGCGACAGTTACGCTCTTTGCCGTCGCTGAGGGGCAGACGATCAGCGAGCACACTGCACCCCACGACGCGATTATGCAGGTCCTCGACGGGACGGCGACGGTGACGATTGACGACAGCGAGTACGAGGTGAGTGGGGGTGAGTCGCTGGTGTTTCCGGCGAACGAACCCCACGCTCTGGAGGGCAAGGAGTCGTTCAAAATGCTGTTGACGATGGTTCGTTGA
- a CDS encoding presenilin family intramembrane aspartyl protease PSH, with translation MNERTRLGAAVVGTVALFVLVQLGALALVEPFQQAEYQAVEDPSDPANSALFFAVLLVATGVMLAVIKYEAEWLIRASVIGVSGMLTWYVLNAVVPGGAVAGVPLGLLPILAALGVIAGLIYHPEWYVIDTAGVLMGAGAAGMFGISFGLLPAIAFLVVLAVYDAISVYKTKHMLTLADGVMGQKIPVLLVIPTSLSYSFREAGAGEEMTDDATADGGEGTRDISETEVDADAPEAGTSVDEADDGVRDALFIGLGDAVMPAILIASAAFFIPTEVAPGFDLPVVAMNIPALGAMIGTIVGLVILLRMVLEGRAHAGLPLLNGGAIAGYLLGALASGLTLMQALGIHSF, from the coding sequence ATGAACGAACGAACGCGACTCGGTGCGGCTGTCGTGGGGACGGTTGCCCTGTTCGTGCTCGTCCAGTTGGGCGCACTCGCGCTCGTCGAGCCCTTCCAGCAGGCAGAGTATCAGGCGGTCGAAGATCCCTCGGATCCGGCGAACAGCGCGCTCTTCTTTGCAGTGCTTCTCGTCGCCACTGGCGTCATGCTCGCGGTGATCAAGTACGAGGCCGAGTGGCTGATCCGGGCGAGCGTCATCGGCGTCAGTGGGATGCTCACATGGTATGTCCTGAACGCCGTCGTTCCCGGTGGTGCCGTCGCCGGAGTACCGCTCGGACTCCTCCCGATACTGGCTGCCCTTGGCGTGATCGCCGGGCTGATCTATCATCCCGAATGGTACGTCATTGACACCGCCGGAGTCCTGATGGGCGCGGGGGCCGCGGGCATGTTCGGCATCAGTTTCGGCCTCCTGCCAGCGATCGCTTTCCTCGTCGTACTCGCGGTGTACGACGCCATCAGCGTCTACAAGACGAAGCACATGCTCACCCTCGCTGATGGCGTGATGGGCCAGAAGATTCCCGTGCTGCTCGTCATTCCCACCTCACTCTCGTACTCGTTCCGGGAGGCGGGCGCTGGTGAGGAGATGACTGACGACGCGACGGCCGACGGGGGTGAGGGTACCCGGGATATCTCCGAGACCGAAGTGGACGCCGATGCGCCGGAGGCCGGGACGTCAGTAGACGAAGCCGACGACGGTGTCCGTGATGCCCTCTTCATTGGTCTCGGAGACGCCGTCATGCCGGCAATTCTGATCGCCAGCGCCGCCTTCTTCATCCCGACGGAGGTCGCGCCGGGATTCGATCTCCCGGTCGTCGCCATGAATATCCCCGCACTCGGCGCGATGATCGGGACTATTGTCGGCCTCGTGATCCTCCTGCGAATGGTGCTTGAAGGGCGCGCACACGCCGGACTCCCGCTGCTCAATGGCGGCGCGATCGCGGGATATCTGCTCGGCGCGCTCGCCAGCGGCCTCACGCTCATGCAGGCGCTCGGGATTCACTCGTTCTGA